The sequence CAGATTGTGATTCAGCGTTCGCATGAGCCGATATGATCTGACCGACGTCGAGTGGCGTGTGATCGAGCCGCTGCTGCTCAACAAGTCCAGAGGCGTACCGCGCGTCGATGACCGGCGCGTGCTGAACGGCATCTTCTGGGTGCTGCGATCGGGCGCACCATGGCGGGACCTGCCCGAGCGCTATGGCCCGCGCACCACCTGCTACAACCGCTTCGTGCGATGGCGGAAGGCAGGCGTGTGGGACCGGCTGATGGACGCCATCACCGCCGCCCACGACGGCACCATCCAGATGATCGACAGCACCTCCGTTCGCGCCCACCAGCAGGCAGCGACGGCAAAAAGGGGGGCCAGATCACTGTCTCGGTCGATCACGCGGCGGGCTCACGACCAAGATTCACGTCGTCGTCGACGCGCAGGGCCTCCCGATCCGGCTCGGCCTGACCGCCGGGCAGACGCACGATGGGCAGGTCGTTGACCGGCTGCTCGATCATCTCGGCCCGCGCACCATCGTGCTGGCCGACAAAGCCTATGACGCCGATCGCATCCGCGAACTGATCCAGGAGCAGGGCGCGACGCCCAACATCCCGCCGAAGAGCAACCGGCGCTGGAAGCCCTGCTTCAGCAAGCGGCTCTACCGCGAGCACAACCTTATTGAGCGCTTCTTCTCCAAGCTGAAGCACTTCCGCCGCGTCGCGACCCGCTACGACAAGCTCGCTGCCAACTTCCTCGCCATGATCCAGCCCGCCTCAATGCGCCTGTGGCTCCGCGCTTATGAGTCTACGGCCTAATTTATCGGCATCCCGAAATAGGCTCTACTAACTCCCGTTGCGACAGCAGCCCCATGCCCTATTCACTGGGTGCAATGGAGGTAAGTATCATGGGCTTGCGCAGGTGGAATCCGCCCCTGACGCCGGCATTGACACTCCAAGACCATTCCAACGAATTATGACGTCTGCTTTTAGGAGCCTCCATAAGAGCCGCAAAGCTGCCGTCTACTAAGCGGGATTAAGAGTAAACCGGTCACGCAAGCTTGCGGCGTATCGCTATCGCGGTCACCAGAGGTACGCACCGAACAGCCCCCTCAATGGCGCTTAAAATACTGCACCTCCTTCTCATGTTTCTCCGCCGCCTCGCGCGTGTCAAACGTCCCCAGATTCCGTCTTTTCCCGGTCTTCTCGTCCTTCTTGCGGGAATAAAGCCGGTATTTGCCGTCCTTGAGTTTGCGGATCATCTCGCTCTCCCCTGATCAGGATTTGGCGCCCTTCCTGGCCTTGAGGCTGCGTGCTGCCTGCTCCACCGCCGCGCGGTCGGTGCCCAGGCGGTCGAGCAGCGCTTGCGCCTCGTCGCCCGAAATGCCGGTGCGGATGGCCAGTTCCTCGACCTCCAGCACGTCGGTGCTGGCGATCTCACGCGTCTGCGGCAGCGCGTCGTCGGCCGTCAGCGGCAGGGCTGCTTCCCTGTCGATCTCGGCCTCGGCCCGGTGCCAATGATGCTCGGGATCGCCGCCGCCTTCACGCTCCCAGATCTGGTATGCGCGTTTCTGGATCTTCTCGTGCCGGTCGTCGCCCATTGTCGTTCCTCCTTCGTGTCAGGGATGAACGCCGGGCTTGCGCGAATGATCCAAAAAATTTGCGTGATCGGAGGGATGGGTGAAACGGCAAGGTTTGCGCCCTACGACGCCCCCTCTGCCCTGCCGGGCGTTGTCGTTCGGAAAGCCAAGCAATTGGCTTTCCGTCCGCTACGCGGACCACTTCTCAACCCTCACAAGGGGGAGATTGGCTGTAACCTCGCATTTCGCCAATCCTCCATTGGCAAGCGGCGCGCGGCGCCTATTCGCACTGGCGCCTCGGTCCACCGGAGTATGGCTGGTAGCTGTTGTCCTCGGGACGGTAGGAGCGGTAGCGGCTGAAGCAGGATTGGACGTGGTCGTCCGAAAGGTCCGCTGTCGCAACCAGCGGCGCCGCGCCGCCCTCGACATAGCTGACTACGTCGGGCTGCTGCGCGGCCTGGCCGGCGTCGGCACTGGTTTCGAGATAGGGCGAGACGCAGGGGCGCTGCTGTCCGCTGTAGGACATGTAGCTGTTGTCGTCTGGATTGTAGGAGCGGTAGCGGTCCGCGCACCAGCTGACATGAGCAGCCGGCAGCCTGGCCTGCTGCTCGTCCGCATCGGGCGCCACCGCGCCTGTCTTGGTCGGGTCGACGGACTGCACCCTGGCGGCGGCGTCGGGTGCCGGGGCCTGCGCGGCGGCCACGCGCTCCAGGCCCGGCGCGGCCTTGTCCACGGGCTGTGCGTCCTTGGTCCACAGCTGCGAGACACTGTCGGCGGGCCTGGACTGATGCACCGGCTTGGCCAGTATCAGCCAGGCGGCGAAAGCCAGCCCGCTGGCAAAGACCGCAAGGGTGAGGACGAAGCCTGCGACCAGTGCCAGAACCGCTTTCATCACACACTCCTTGCGTCCCCGCTAATAGAATGCGGAGCACCGGGACTGGTTCCGGCGAGCGAGCGTATTGCACGGTCAGCACTGGAGCGGCATGCGGATGCGCGAGGCGGCAGGCCTTGCTGCTCAAACCGGCAGTTGCACATCCACCGAAAACTGGTTCTCCACGGCCAGCAATGCCCTGGCCATTTCCTTGTCGCGCTGGCGCTTTTGCAGATACCCGGCCAGCAGCCAGTCCAGCGAGAACCGGCCGGCGCCGACGGCGGCCAGCACGAACATGCCGCCTGATATGGCCAGGTCCTTTTCGAAATGCAGCAGCTCGTTCTGGCTGGCGAAGTTGGTGTGGAACAGCAAGGCCGTGGCCAGGCAGAACAGGCCGAGCCCGATGCCGCCCAACCGCGTCAGCAGACCTGATGCCACCGAGAGCCCTGCCCCCAATTGCAGCGCGATGGTGGCGACGAACAGCGGCAGCCCGACGCCAAGTGCTGCCATCGCCCTGGCGGCGCCGTCGAAATGGGTGGCCAGCGTCACGCCCTCATGCAGGAAGATGAAGGACATGAGCAGGCGGCCGGCAAGCAGGGTGACGTCCCTGATGTGGTATTTCGTGGCGAGGCCGGAAAGCTTCGCGGCGATTTCGTTCGGTGTCATGGTCAGCCTCCAATTTTTGAGCACAGGCAAGCGCCGCCAGCCGTGGGGCGCGCGAAAACGGCGCCTGACGGCTGTGAGTTCGAAAAGGCCGGAGCCGGCTCGAGGGAGAGGCGCCGGCTCCGGCAATGGGCGCCAGCCACGAGCGCCCAAACTGGTGATGGTGGTGGTGGAGGATGGGTTAGCGCCAGCCCCCACTCCGTCTCGGCTTCGCCGAGCCACCTCTCCCCCGCTTTGCGGAGGGAGAGGAATTGGGGCGCGGCTTTACTGCGTCACCTTGGTGTCGATGGCCTTCTGCAGGTCGGAAAGCTCCTCGCAGCCGGCGGGGCAGAGTTTCTGCAGCGAGGCCAGCTGCTCCTTGGCCTTGTTCATGTCGCCGGTCTCGACATAGAGCTCGCCCAGATATTCGCGGGCCGCCTTGTGGTCGGGCTTCAGCTCCAGCGCCTTGTTGTAATAGGTCAGCGCGGTGGTGACGTCGCCGGTCTTGCGCAGCGTGAAGCCGAGCAGATTATAGACGTCGGCCTGCTGGTTGTCCTGTGCGAGATCGCGCAGTTCGGCCAGCGCGCCCTTGTAATCCTTGGCGGCGATCTTGGCCTGGACGGCGGTGAGGTCGGGTGCGTCGGCGCCCTCTATATCATCCACCGCATAGGCCGGCATGATCGTTGCAACGGGAACGACGGTCAGCACGGCAATCGCACCGAGCAGGCCGAACAGGGCGTTTCTGCCCAAAAGAAGCTGTTTCATTGTCTTTCTCGCTTAGGTCTGAGTTACCCGTTCAAATCTGAACGGGAGAGAAGCCATAGGCATTGCCGTCTTTCACGAAGACGCCGGTGCCGGGGAACGGGAAATGCGACCCGGAAATGCGGATGTTGTCCGCGATCACCCGGTCGATGATCTTGTGGCGCGTGGCAATCGCGGTCGGCCCATCCTGGTCGTAGCTGCCCTGCCATTCCGGGTGCGGCGCCAGCAGCGCCGGCACATACATGGTGTCGGCCGAGATCATCAGCTGCTCCTTGCCGGAATTGGCGAGATACACCGAGTGGCCGGGCGTGTGGCCGGGCGCCGCGACAATCTGGATGCCGGGCGCCACTTCCGCGCCGTCCTCGACCAGCTTCCAGTTCTTCCATTTCGGGAAGTTCTCGGCGATCCGCTTGCCCGCCGGCTTGCGGCCCTCGGGCAGCTTGGCCAGCCGGCTCGGGTCTGTCCACCAATTGTATTCGGTGGCGTTGACGATCAGCTCGGCATTGGGGAACACCGGCGTGTTGGTGCCCTTTTCCATCAGGCCCCAGACATGGTCGGGGTGGAAATGCGAGATCATGATTGTGTCGATCGCCTTATAGTCGATGCCGGCGGCGGCCATGTTGGCCGGCAGATGCGTGGCATTGGCCTGCCACTGGCCGACGCCCGAGCCCGCATCCATCATGATCAGCTTGCCGCCCATCTTGAGCACGACGACGGTGAGCGGGATGGGCATGAAGTCGGTGGTCAGCCCCGCCTTGGCGAGGGCCGCCTTGGTGTCTTCGACCGAGACATCCTTGATGAAGGCCGGGTCGTGCGGCTTCTTCCAGATGCCGTCATAGATGGCGGTGACCTCGATGTCGCCGACCGTGTATTTGTAGAAGCCGACGGTCGGCTCGACCGGTGTTTCGGCGAAAGCAGGGCGGGTGAATTCGAGTTTGCCGGCAAGGCCGAAAGCGGCAGCTGCGGCGGCGGATTGAAGCACTGTGCGGCGTGTCATGCTGAACATTGTGGTCTCCTGTGGGTTGCGGTGGCGGCAAAAAATCGCGGTAGGAGCGACGGAGGGCCACGCCACATGGCCCCCCGTCCTGATCGCGGACCGGGACGGGACCTCGAGGCTGTCCCACCCCTGAACTCAGTTGCCCCAGATGCCCTGGCCTGGTTCGTCCGCCTCAGATTTCGTTGTCGCCCGGACACCGTGCCGGACCATGTCGGCCTTGCGGATCGAGGCGGTGTGGGTGTTGTCGACCGTGGCGGCCGTCTGGTTGGCGGTGCGGTCGTCAAAATGGTCGCTGCCGGCAAAGGCGCCGGTGGTGGCCACGAGGATGGCGGCGGCGGTGAGAGCGAGGGTTTTCATGTCGATGCGTCCTGTTTGTGAGGTTTGAGAAGGCGTTCGAAGGTCGGGGGCGCTCAGCGGCCCCAGAGACTGTCCTCGTTGTGCCGGTTGATGATGTCCTGGACCGACCCTTGGCTCGGCCCGGTCGTCACCTCGGTGTCGACGCCGGCCGGGTGCGCGGTGTGGGGGATCGAGGCGGTGGCATTGGTGTCGACGGAAGCGACAGGCTGGTTGACATTGTCGCCGCCGAAATGGTCGCTGCCGGCAAAGGCGGCACTCGAGGCAAGCAACATCGCAGCCACGCTGAGAGCGAGCTTGGTCATTTCAGGTAAATCCTTGTTTCGTTTCTTCGCGTCGCGGGCCGGTTTGGCCCCGCTGAAGGGAAGACCCGGCAAGGCGGTGCTTTATTCCCGAGGGTGGTGAGCTTTTTTTGGAAGGGGCGGGTTCAAGGGGTCGCGGCCAGGCAGAACTTTGGTTCCTCGCCCCCACGAATGTGGGGGAGAGTGGCTCGGCGAAGCCGAGACGGAGCGGGCGATGGCGCAGACCTGTGCCAGCTTATGTTCCTAGAGAGGTCGCGCTTTACGAAGGCCCCCTCTCCGACCGCTTCGCGGCCACCTCTCCCCCGCCTTTAACGGGGGCGAGGAACCGGCTTTGCGCGGCTCTCCAGCCGCTCAGACACAATTCAGAAACAAGTTTCAACAATTCGGAAAAACTGGCGAAAAGATCGGATGGCATAACCATCCTGCGGGGGACTGCGTGGACTTCCTTTTCCGAAGCTTCGGTCCGCCATCGACAAGGGTCAAATTGCAGCGGCGGCACAGCCGAAAATGCCTGCTCGAACGGCGACATGAACAGCCGGGCGATACGCGGCCAGGACGAGAAAGTATGGAAATGGATTACGGTGTCGATATCGTCGGCCTGGACAGGGACGCGGCAAGCCAGGGCAATTCACCCGAGACTGGGCTGGCCCAAAACGGGCTGGCAAGCGTCGATGCGCTAGCTAGGCTCGCTCACGATTCGGCATCGGCTGCTCGCAGCCAGATCCTGTTGGGCGCCGATTTCGCGCGGGCAGGCCAGCCCTACGAGCGGCTCGACGCGGTCTTCGAAGAGCTCGCTCAAACATTCGCCACCTTGCCGGCGGTGATCTCCGACGGACGTGCCTGGACGTATCAGGAGCTGGACCGCCGCGCCAACCAGTTCGCCCGTGTGCTGATCAAGCGCGGCGTGCGGCCTGGCCACCGGGTCGGGCTCATTCTCGACCGCTCGGCGGAGACCTATATCGCCTTGCTCGCCGTGGTGAAGGCGGGCGCCGCCTTCGTGCCGCTGGCCACCGCCTTTCCGCAAGAGCGCATGGCGCTGATCATCGAAGACGCCGGCGTCAGCCTG comes from Mesorhizobium japonicum MAFF 303099 and encodes:
- a CDS encoding DUF2934 domain-containing protein; this translates as MGDDRHEKIQKRAYQIWEREGGGDPEHHWHRAEAEIDREAALPLTADDALPQTREIASTDVLEVEELAIRTGISGDEAQALLDRLGTDRAAVEQAARSLKARKGAKS
- a CDS encoding BA14K family protein, which encodes MMKAVLALVAGFVLTLAVFASGLAFAAWLILAKPVHQSRPADSVSQLWTKDAQPVDKAAPGLERVAAAQAPAPDAAARVQSVDPTKTGAVAPDADEQQARLPAAHVSWCADRYRSYNPDDNSYMSYSGQQRPCVSPYLETSADAGQAAQQPDVVSYVEGGAAPLVATADLSDDHVQSCFSRYRSYRPEDNSYQPYSGGPRRQCE
- a CDS encoding DoxX family protein, whose amino-acid sequence is MTPNEIAAKLSGLATKYHIRDVTLLAGRLLMSFIFLHEGVTLATHFDGAARAMAALGVGLPLFVATIALQLGAGLSVASGLLTRLGGIGLGLFCLATALLFHTNFASQNELLHFEKDLAISGGMFVLAAVGAGRFSLDWLLAGYLQKRQRDKEMARALLAVENQFSVDVQLPV
- a CDS encoding tetratricopeptide repeat protein, which gives rise to MKQLLLGRNALFGLLGAIAVLTVVPVATIMPAYAVDDIEGADAPDLTAVQAKIAAKDYKGALAELRDLAQDNQQADVYNLLGFTLRKTGDVTTALTYYNKALELKPDHKAAREYLGELYVETGDMNKAKEQLASLQKLCPAGCEELSDLQKAIDTKVTQ
- a CDS encoding MBL fold metallo-hydrolase, which gives rise to MFSMTRRTVLQSAAAAAAFGLAGKLEFTRPAFAETPVEPTVGFYKYTVGDIEVTAIYDGIWKKPHDPAFIKDVSVEDTKAALAKAGLTTDFMPIPLTVVVLKMGGKLIMMDAGSGVGQWQANATHLPANMAAAGIDYKAIDTIMISHFHPDHVWGLMEKGTNTPVFPNAELIVNATEYNWWTDPSRLAKLPEGRKPAGKRIAENFPKWKNWKLVEDGAEVAPGIQIVAAPGHTPGHSVYLANSGKEQLMISADTMYVPALLAPHPEWQGSYDQDGPTAIATRHKIIDRVIADNIRISGSHFPFPGTGVFVKDGNAYGFSPVQI
- a CDS encoding DUF680 domain-containing protein translates to MKTLALTAAAILVATTGAFAGSDHFDDRTANQTAATVDNTHTASIRKADMVRHGVRATTKSEADEPGQGIWGN
- a CDS encoding DUF680 domain-containing protein, producing the protein MTKLALSVAAMLLASSAAFAGSDHFGGDNVNQPVASVDTNATASIPHTAHPAGVDTEVTTGPSQGSVQDIINRHNEDSLWGR